One region of Actinomycetota bacterium genomic DNA includes:
- a CDS encoding metal-dependent transcriptional regulator: MGKNSVQELSKPDREALKAIYRLTRAGDEAHTGALAEGLGVSPGTVTGLLKRLSDRGYVDYRPYHGVGLTRRGRAAAVAAIRRHRIVERFLSDLLGYAWNEADRLARTFEHDLPQEVEDRLYEVLDRPSACPHGFPIPEREAAELPDLPQLYDLEPGQVATVAVPGSVQPDVAEFLDGLGLHPGARVEVRDKQPFDGPIVLRVAGEDRVLGSKVARDVYVTDVQDRSA, translated from the coding sequence GCGTGCAGGAGCTCTCAAAGCCAGACCGCGAGGCGCTGAAAGCCATCTACCGGCTCACGCGGGCGGGGGACGAGGCGCACACGGGGGCCCTGGCGGAGGGTCTCGGCGTCTCCCCGGGCACCGTGACGGGGCTGCTGAAGCGGCTCTCGGACCGGGGTTACGTCGACTACCGGCCCTACCACGGGGTCGGTCTCACCCGGCGCGGGCGGGCCGCCGCGGTGGCGGCCATCCGACGGCACCGGATCGTCGAGCGGTTCCTGTCCGACCTGCTCGGCTACGCCTGGAACGAGGCCGACCGCCTGGCCAGGACCTTCGAGCACGACCTGCCCCAGGAGGTCGAGGACCGCCTGTACGAGGTGCTCGACCGGCCGTCGGCATGCCCGCACGGGTTCCCGATCCCCGAACGGGAGGCGGCCGAGCTCCCGGATCTGCCGCAGCTGTACGACCTCGAGCCGGGTCAGGTGGCCACGGTGGCCGTCCCCGGCTCCGTGCAGCCGGATGTGGCCGAGTTCCTCGATGGGCTGGGCCTGCACCCGGGAGCCCGGGTGGAGGTCAGGGACAAGCAGCCGTTCGACGGGCCGATCGTGCTGAGGGTCGCGGGCGAGGACCGCGTACTCGGCAGCAAGGTGGCCCGGGACGTGTACGTGACCGATGTACAGGACCGGTCCGCCTAG